Proteins from one Mycobacterium sp. EPa45 genomic window:
- a CDS encoding ferritin-like domain-containing protein gives MTTKDKYTEVPTPYAWEVPSAGDARFTWEYDEGRSRLLSLYQKGKDKQWDAQSRIDWSQDVDPMNPVGLPDEFHPLFGSPMWEAADEARHAEMRQHFQAWQFSQFLHGEQGAMVCAAKIVEVVPDLDAKFYAATQTMDEARHVEAFSRFLQEKVELVYPINTNLTSLLEDTLRDSRWDMPYLGMQVLIEGLALAAFGVLRDMAAPDSLAKQVLAYVMQDEARHVAFGRISLKDYYSQLTEVERAEREEFVVDACYLMRDRFRGEEVFETLGLDVQACAEWVDTSPLMIQFRSHLFSRIVPIVKDIGLWGDKVQGAFRDMGVQDMADFDIESMMKADEDQAEQLDKAHAEMAARATEVDEVIAAGMS, from the coding sequence GTGACCACCAAGGACAAGTACACCGAAGTACCCACGCCGTACGCATGGGAGGTTCCCAGCGCCGGCGATGCCCGGTTCACGTGGGAGTACGACGAGGGTCGTTCCCGCCTGCTTTCCCTCTATCAAAAGGGCAAGGACAAGCAGTGGGATGCACAGTCGCGGATCGACTGGTCCCAGGACGTCGACCCGATGAACCCGGTGGGGCTGCCCGATGAGTTCCATCCGCTGTTCGGTAGCCCGATGTGGGAGGCCGCCGACGAGGCCCGTCACGCCGAGATGCGCCAGCACTTCCAAGCCTGGCAGTTCTCGCAGTTTCTGCACGGCGAGCAGGGGGCGATGGTGTGCGCGGCCAAGATCGTCGAAGTCGTCCCCGACCTCGACGCGAAGTTCTATGCGGCCACTCAGACGATGGACGAAGCGCGCCACGTCGAAGCCTTCTCACGTTTTCTCCAGGAGAAGGTCGAGTTGGTCTACCCGATCAACACGAACCTGACCTCGCTGTTGGAGGACACCCTTCGCGACTCCCGCTGGGACATGCCATATCTCGGCATGCAGGTGCTCATCGAGGGACTCGCACTCGCGGCGTTCGGCGTGCTGCGTGACATGGCGGCCCCAGACTCACTGGCCAAACAGGTCCTCGCCTACGTCATGCAAGACGAGGCCCGCCACGTCGCGTTCGGCCGAATCTCGCTGAAGGACTACTACTCCCAGCTGACCGAGGTCGAGCGCGCCGAGCGCGAAGAGTTCGTCGTCGACGCCTGCTACCTGATGCGCGACCGGTTCCGGGGCGAAGAGGTCTTCGAGACCCTCGGCCTCGACGTTCAAGCCTGCGCCGAGTGGGTGGACACCTCGCCGCTGATGATCCAGTTCCGGTCCCACTTGTTCAGCCGCATCGTGCCGATCGTCAAAGACATCGGACTGTGGGGCGACAAGGTGCAGGGGGCCTTCCGCGACATGGGTGTCCAAGACATGGCCGACTTCGACATCGAGTCGATGATGAAGGCTGACGAAGATCAGGCCGAGCAGCTCGACAAGGCGCACGCCGAGATGGCAGCACGGGCCACCGAGGTCGACGAGGTGATCGCCGCCGGCATGAGCTGA
- a CDS encoding DUF4344 domain-containing metallopeptidase encodes MNTRILPVLAIGLMLTACGGGGGEEKAESSDVSAASQTPKANGPTDTPASDASGGKMVVTYDDAASPDAQNGKKLLQDNKVLEDLAEDINQSLKLPVDIPLHGSQCDQANAFWSPDKKTITICYEDADLGQKIFTKAGDKDPVASAIGSEDATFYHEAGHMAITLYNLPITGKEEDAADQLAAYILLTPGDNGKVDTESLKAITNFARAFQASASARTELGAADMADVHSLDQQRVYNLQCWIYGSNPEANADMVTEGGLPQERAQGCADEWKQVSHAWSTLLDDHWK; translated from the coding sequence ATGAACACTCGCATTCTGCCGGTGTTGGCAATCGGGTTGATGCTGACCGCATGCGGTGGTGGCGGCGGGGAGGAGAAGGCCGAATCCTCGGACGTATCGGCGGCATCCCAGACGCCAAAAGCCAACGGCCCCACCGACACTCCTGCATCAGATGCCAGCGGCGGCAAGATGGTCGTGACCTACGACGACGCCGCGAGTCCCGACGCGCAGAACGGCAAAAAGCTGTTGCAGGACAACAAGGTCCTCGAGGACCTCGCCGAGGACATCAACCAATCGTTGAAGCTGCCCGTCGACATTCCCCTGCACGGGTCGCAGTGCGATCAGGCGAATGCCTTCTGGAGCCCCGACAAGAAGACCATCACCATCTGCTACGAGGATGCGGACCTCGGCCAGAAGATCTTCACCAAGGCGGGCGACAAAGACCCGGTCGCATCGGCCATCGGTTCCGAGGACGCGACGTTCTATCACGAGGCCGGCCACATGGCGATCACCCTCTACAACCTGCCGATCACCGGTAAGGAGGAGGATGCCGCCGACCAGCTGGCGGCCTACATCCTGCTGACGCCCGGCGACAACGGGAAAGTCGATACGGAGTCATTGAAGGCCATCACGAACTTCGCGCGGGCATTCCAAGCCTCCGCATCCGCGCGGACCGAGCTTGGTGCTGCGGACATGGCCGACGTCCACTCGCTGGACCAACAGCGCGTCTACAACCTGCAGTGCTGGATCTACGGCTCCAACCCGGAGGCCAATGCGGACATGGTTACTGAAGGCGGACTCCCCCAAGAACGCGCACAGGGCTGCGCCGACGAGTGGAAGCAGGTAAGCCACGCCTGGTCGACGCTGCTCGACGACCACTGGAAGTAG
- a CDS encoding YncE family protein, whose amino-acid sequence MPDPVNRIIDHIPLPNGAFSFEYFNDTLYCTGGTTRRINLHTNAVVQIGPQATFSGAIAVVDFHRPFPVPPDVLGSGTPDGRIYIATVSDSFVDAGGMVSFDDFEAAEILPPLLDRVTQFKLSPQAASTFRPAVSAMVVSSDGKYLYYFDLTTRMLCVVDLEAGPRMLGGYQLDGWSMSMVISPDDRFIYVAHPFDNSISVVDTTAWPSAVRKVPVANGPFGLALSADGKRLFVAQTGDSSTGDPSDLGAGTLTVLSTETMERVQVLTGERSTGVAVNSAGTRAYVTNNATVGTVSVVDVTGTPAVIDTITGFVNPSFLKLNADGTRLYVLDWASTPGVAVAAV is encoded by the coding sequence ATGCCGGATCCGGTGAACAGAATTATCGATCACATCCCGCTGCCCAATGGCGCCTTCTCTTTCGAGTACTTCAACGACACCCTTTACTGCACGGGTGGGACAACACGTCGAATTAACTTGCACACCAATGCGGTAGTGCAGATCGGACCGCAGGCGACATTCTCGGGCGCAATAGCAGTCGTCGACTTTCACCGTCCGTTCCCGGTGCCACCCGACGTTCTGGGATCGGGGACGCCTGACGGTCGGATCTACATCGCGACAGTCAGCGACAGCTTCGTCGACGCTGGTGGCATGGTCTCGTTCGATGACTTCGAAGCCGCCGAAATACTTCCGCCGCTGCTGGATCGCGTCACCCAGTTCAAGCTCTCGCCTCAGGCGGCATCCACCTTCCGCCCAGCCGTCTCCGCGATGGTGGTCTCCAGCGATGGCAAGTATCTGTACTACTTCGACCTGACCACTCGCATGCTTTGCGTGGTCGACCTCGAGGCTGGTCCGCGGATGCTGGGCGGCTACCAGCTCGACGGCTGGTCGATGAGCATGGTCATCAGCCCGGACGACCGCTTCATCTATGTCGCGCACCCTTTCGACAACTCCATCTCGGTGGTCGACACGACCGCGTGGCCGTCGGCGGTACGCAAGGTCCCGGTTGCCAACGGGCCGTTCGGTCTGGCGTTGAGTGCGGACGGCAAGCGGCTGTTCGTCGCGCAGACCGGCGACAGTAGTACTGGCGATCCCAGCGATCTGGGGGCCGGCACGCTTACCGTCCTCAGCACCGAGACCATGGAGCGCGTACAGGTACTCACCGGGGAGCGGTCCACCGGTGTGGCGGTCAACTCCGCGGGAACCCGTGCGTATGTGACGAACAATGCGACCGTCGGTACCGTATCGGTGGTTGACGTGACGGGCACTCCCGCGGTCATCGACACGATCACCGGCTTTGTGAATCCATCGTTCCTCAAGCTCAACGCCGACGGCACCCGCCTCTACGTCTTGGACTGGGCGAGCACGCCGGGCGTCGCGGTGGCGGCGGTCTGA
- a CDS encoding DUF2834 domain-containing protein translates to MTSISRLSGTDKLLCGIYLVLAVAALVFAFGNTVAYALSAGNGGLIGFFSAGYVNYATSSLTNDLLIVALAAAVLMVAEARRLGVPYVWAYVAAGVVIAISVAFPLFLIARQLKLAEGKSVDVQ, encoded by the coding sequence ATGACGTCGATTTCACGATTATCCGGAACGGACAAGCTGCTCTGCGGCATCTACCTGGTGCTGGCAGTAGCTGCGCTGGTCTTCGCGTTCGGCAACACGGTCGCCTACGCGCTCAGTGCGGGAAATGGCGGCCTTATCGGCTTCTTCAGTGCCGGTTACGTCAACTATGCGACCTCGTCGCTGACGAACGACTTGCTGATCGTCGCCTTGGCGGCTGCCGTGCTCATGGTCGCCGAGGCCCGGCGGCTCGGAGTTCCCTACGTATGGGCCTACGTCGCGGCCGGAGTCGTGATCGCCATCAGCGTGGCGTTCCCTCTGTTTTTGATCGCGCGACAGCTCAAGCTGGCCGAAGGGAAAAGCGTTGACGTTCAATGA
- a CDS encoding alpha/beta fold hydrolase: MVAYIADSGLVSTCLGPLHVGQAGSGPPAVFWHSLWVDSRSWGPLVDMLAENRRVLTIDGPGYGRSSPIHRDFTLDDCATAAGEVLNQLGVDEPVDWVGNAWGGHVGITTAVSQPHRLRSLVTIAAPLTPVSRRQRWTKTYPLAAIYRLVGPNRFITKALFDALMGPKALAAQPEQAAAMMTAFRETDRESVRRTIRFMHSWQALTDDVPNVTVPTLLIAGDLPDQHWRPADAQTAAATMPHARAVAVTGAGHLGPLLLDVELIAETIREFWKSLR; this comes from the coding sequence ATGGTCGCGTACATTGCTGATTCCGGTCTGGTGTCCACTTGCCTTGGGCCGCTACATGTTGGACAGGCCGGCTCGGGTCCGCCAGCTGTGTTCTGGCACAGCTTGTGGGTCGACTCCCGCAGTTGGGGCCCTCTCGTGGACATGCTCGCCGAGAACCGGCGCGTGCTGACGATTGACGGTCCCGGCTACGGCCGCAGCAGTCCGATCCACCGAGACTTCACCCTCGACGACTGCGCCACCGCCGCCGGGGAGGTGCTGAATCAGCTCGGAGTCGACGAGCCGGTGGATTGGGTCGGCAATGCCTGGGGCGGGCACGTGGGCATCACCACGGCGGTCAGCCAGCCACATCGGTTACGCAGTCTGGTAACCATCGCCGCACCGCTCACTCCTGTCAGCCGTCGCCAACGATGGACCAAGACGTATCCCCTTGCGGCGATCTACCGCCTCGTAGGCCCAAACCGCTTCATCACCAAAGCGTTGTTCGATGCGCTGATGGGTCCGAAAGCGCTTGCAGCACAACCGGAACAGGCCGCTGCCATGATGACCGCGTTCAGAGAAACCGACCGGGAATCGGTACGACGGACCATCCGATTCATGCACAGCTGGCAGGCCCTCACCGACGACGTCCCCAACGTAACGGTGCCCACCCTCCTGATTGCCGGTGACCTTCCCGACCAGCACTGGCGACCAGCCGACGCCCAAACCGCGGCCGCGACGATGCCCCATGCGCGAGCCGTGGCTGTGACCGGGGCGGGACACCTCGGACCGCTCCTGCTCGACGTCGAGCTAATCGCCGAAACCATCCGCGAGTTTTGGAAATCGCTGCGATAG
- a CDS encoding TetR/AcrR family transcriptional regulator, whose protein sequence is MVAVKGKQDARERLVAVATELFGERGYHQTSTEEIVRRSGLTRGSLYHHFADKAALFEEVFDRADRTVSTRVRAAAKAATDRDEDPWSVFLAGWDAVLDTAIDESLQRIRVVDAPAVLGWQRWQQRNARYTLANIEAGLVRLLEHGALAPQPVAPLAVLLMGLSNQGVAAIAGAEDPIKAREDIGRAVRRLLEGLQQGA, encoded by the coding sequence ATGGTAGCTGTCAAGGGTAAGCAGGACGCACGTGAACGGCTGGTCGCAGTGGCGACCGAGCTGTTCGGTGAACGTGGGTACCACCAGACGAGCACAGAGGAGATCGTCCGTCGCAGTGGCCTTACTCGCGGCTCGCTGTACCACCACTTCGCGGACAAGGCGGCACTCTTTGAAGAGGTGTTCGATCGGGCCGACCGCACGGTGAGCACACGGGTCCGTGCGGCGGCCAAGGCGGCCACCGACCGGGACGAGGATCCATGGTCGGTGTTCCTCGCCGGATGGGACGCGGTGCTCGATACCGCCATCGACGAGTCCCTGCAGCGCATCCGCGTCGTAGACGCCCCGGCAGTCCTCGGCTGGCAGAGATGGCAGCAACGCAACGCCCGATACACCCTCGCCAACATCGAAGCCGGTCTCGTCCGCCTCCTCGAGCATGGCGCGCTCGCACCTCAGCCAGTAGCCCCGCTGGCGGTACTCCTCATGGGACTCAGCAATCAGGGAGTGGCCGCAATAGCCGGAGCGGAAGACCCGATCAAGGCTCGCGAAGACATCGGCCGAGCGGTGCGCCGCCTGCTCGAAGGGCTTCAACAGGGGGCTTAA
- the dcd gene encoding dCTP deaminase, which produces MLLSDRDIRAAIADGRLGIDPFDDALVQPSSVDVRLDSLFRVFNNTRYTHIDPAKQQDELTSLVEPADGEPFVLHPGEFVLGSTLECCTLPDDLAGRLEGKSSLGRLGLLTHSTAGFIDPGFSGHITLELSNVANLPITLWPGMKIGQLCLLRLTSPAENPYGSASVGSKYQGQRGPTPSRSYQNFLHSKPGE; this is translated from the coding sequence GTGCTGCTCTCCGATCGTGATATCCGCGCCGCCATCGCCGACGGCCGGCTGGGCATCGATCCCTTCGACGACGCCCTCGTTCAGCCCTCGAGCGTGGACGTGCGACTGGACAGCCTGTTCCGGGTCTTCAACAACACCCGCTACACCCATATCGACCCCGCCAAGCAGCAGGACGAGCTCACCAGCCTGGTCGAACCCGCCGACGGCGAGCCGTTCGTCCTACATCCCGGCGAGTTCGTCCTCGGCTCGACCCTGGAGTGCTGCACCCTGCCCGACGACCTCGCCGGCCGCCTGGAGGGCAAGTCGTCGCTCGGCCGCCTGGGTCTGCTGACCCACTCCACTGCCGGCTTCATCGACCCAGGCTTCTCCGGCCACATCACCCTGGAGCTCTCCAACGTCGCGAATCTGCCGATCACGCTGTGGCCGGGCATGAAGATTGGCCAGTTGTGCCTGCTGCGGTTGACCAGCCCCGCCGAAAATCCGTACGGCAGCGCGAGCGTCGGGTCCAAATACCAGGGACAACGCGGCCCGACACCGTCGCGTTCGTATCAGAACTTCCTGCACTCCAAGCCCGGCGAGTAA
- a CDS encoding membrane protein, whose amino-acid sequence MDIALGVSMTPTAVRMVLVEGEKADGVTVDHDAFDIETGEGAATAAEQVVAAILGTRESAAEGGHRLVSTGITWTDHAAAAGVRDALAARKIDDVVLVSELHAAGALAQAVGQKIGYDRTALMFLERDTATVSVVDTATGDIVKVQTEDLHAQDAVAELQRMIAGLETIAEPPQGVFVLGSGVDVAAVKSQLSLGTALPVHAPDEAELALARGAALAAATAPRYDASTVGLAYAQDPDGTTAGKVYPAAGMYPAGASTEMSEAGTQMAAAGYMAPLGYSEVLDELDGELGYDSLPEELDFAPDDSGRKPFLLVGSALTSIFVVGVVALVISLAVSIRPTVDQRPSPAESVIVPSSQPAAPAVQQAAPPAPPSAPSVPDTIQEPIPVVQQAPRTVFVTPAPQAPVLAPAPAAPAPAPEAPAPAPEAPAPAPVPIAPVIPAPILPPPVIVLPPPILPPFLRPPRQRDYPSYPSSPNYPSYPSSPPQTPTYPSSPPTQQPSYPSQPSTPPQQQEPSAPSAPVTTQPPAASGSGGYGGGSGYGGGSGSGSGSGSGSGSSSSSGSDGSRSSGGSGGSSSGGGSQSPLWPFPSFGH is encoded by the coding sequence GTGGACATCGCACTTGGTGTGTCCATGACGCCGACGGCGGTGCGCATGGTGCTGGTCGAAGGCGAGAAGGCCGACGGCGTGACCGTCGACCACGACGCCTTTGACATCGAGACCGGCGAAGGTGCAGCAACCGCAGCCGAACAGGTCGTCGCGGCAATTCTCGGTACCCGGGAAAGCGCCGCCGAAGGCGGGCACCGCCTGGTGTCGACCGGTATCACGTGGACCGACCATGCCGCGGCGGCCGGAGTGCGCGACGCCCTCGCCGCGCGCAAGATCGACGACGTTGTCCTGGTGTCCGAACTCCACGCCGCCGGTGCGCTGGCGCAAGCCGTCGGGCAGAAGATCGGCTATGACCGCACCGCGCTGATGTTCCTCGAGCGCGACACCGCGACCGTCTCGGTGGTGGACACCGCCACCGGCGACATCGTCAAGGTGCAGACCGAAGACCTGCACGCCCAGGATGCGGTCGCCGAACTGCAGCGGATGATCGCCGGCCTGGAGACCATCGCCGAGCCCCCGCAGGGCGTGTTCGTCCTCGGCTCCGGCGTCGACGTGGCGGCGGTGAAATCCCAGCTCTCACTCGGCACCGCGCTGCCCGTGCACGCTCCCGACGAAGCCGAGCTCGCGCTGGCCCGCGGCGCCGCGCTGGCCGCTGCCACAGCACCTCGCTACGACGCGTCGACCGTTGGCCTGGCCTACGCCCAAGATCCCGACGGCACCACCGCCGGCAAGGTCTACCCGGCTGCCGGAATGTACCCGGCGGGCGCGAGCACCGAAATGTCGGAAGCCGGCACTCAGATGGCCGCCGCGGGCTACATGGCCCCGCTCGGTTACAGCGAGGTCCTCGACGAACTCGACGGCGAGCTCGGCTACGACTCCCTGCCCGAGGAGCTCGACTTCGCTCCCGACGACTCCGGCCGCAAGCCGTTCCTGCTGGTCGGCAGCGCGCTGACATCGATCTTCGTGGTCGGTGTTGTGGCGCTGGTGATTTCGCTGGCGGTCAGCATCCGCCCCACCGTCGATCAACGGCCCAGCCCGGCCGAGAGCGTCATCGTGCCCAGCAGTCAGCCGGCCGCGCCTGCCGTCCAGCAAGCCGCACCGCCGGCCCCGCCGTCGGCTCCATCGGTGCCCGACACAATCCAGGAGCCCATCCCGGTTGTGCAGCAGGCTCCGCGGACCGTCTTTGTGACCCCGGCGCCGCAAGCTCCGGTACTGGCACCTGCCCCGGCGGCGCCCGCGCCTGCTCCGGAGGCGCCCGCCCCCGCTCCGGAAGCACCGGCGCCGGCCCCGGTTCCGATCGCTCCGGTCATCCCGGCGCCGATCCTGCCGCCGCCGGTCATCGTGTTGCCGCCGCCGATCCTGCCGCCATTCCTACGGCCGCCGCGGCAGCGGGACTACCCGTCGTACCCGTCGTCGCCGAACTATCCGTCGTACCCCTCGTCGCCGCCGCAGACGCCGACCTACCCGTCGTCGCCTCCCACGCAGCAGCCGTCGTACCCATCGCAGCCTTCGACGCCGCCGCAGCAGCAGGAGCCGTCGGCTCCCTCGGCTCCGGTGACCACGCAGCCGCCGGCCGCTAGTGGCTCGGGCGGTTACGGAGGCGGCTCAGGCTACGGAGGCGGCTCTGGCAGCGGCTCGGGCTCCGGCTCTGGCAGCGGCTCGAGCTCCAGCTCCGGGTCCGACGGCTCCCGCTCCAGCGGTGGTTCCGGTGGATCGAGCAGCGGCGGGGGATCGCAAAGTCCGCTGTGGCCGTTCCCCAGCTTCGGGCACTGA
- a CDS encoding UDP-glucose/GDP-mannose dehydrogenase family protein: MRCTVFGTGYLGATHAAGMAELGHDVVGIDIDPGKIAKLSSGDIPFYEPGLAKMLQDNLSAGRLRFTTDYDLAADFADVHFLGVGTPQKKGEYGADLRHVNAVIDELVPRLTRPSVIVGKSTVPVGTAAALSLRAQSLAADGVDVEIAWNPEFLREGFAVQDTLHPDRIVVGVQPDSRRAEAVLRDLYAPLLTEDVPFLLTDLQTAELVKVSANAFLATKISFINAISEVCEAAGADVRVLADALGYDPRIGRRFLNAGLGFGGGCLPKDIRAFMARAGELGANHALTFLREVDSINMRRRTRMVELATTACGGSLLGANVAVLGAAFKPESDDVRDSPALNVAGMLQLNGATVNVYDPKAMENSQRLFPTLNYSTSALEACDRADAVLVLTEWQEFVDLDPDELAQTVRARVVVDGRNCLDAASWAAAGWKVYALGRPVLT; encoded by the coding sequence GTGCGTTGCACTGTTTTTGGTACGGGTTATCTAGGCGCGACCCACGCCGCCGGAATGGCCGAGCTCGGCCATGACGTCGTCGGGATCGACATCGACCCCGGAAAGATCGCAAAACTGTCCTCCGGCGACATCCCGTTCTATGAACCCGGGCTCGCAAAGATGTTGCAGGACAATCTCTCTGCGGGTCGCCTGCGGTTCACCACCGATTACGACCTGGCAGCCGACTTCGCCGACGTGCACTTCCTGGGCGTCGGAACGCCGCAGAAAAAGGGCGAATACGGCGCCGATCTGCGCCACGTCAATGCCGTCATCGACGAATTGGTCCCGCGGCTGACCCGGCCTTCGGTAATCGTCGGCAAGTCAACGGTTCCGGTGGGTACGGCCGCCGCCCTGAGCCTTCGCGCGCAGTCGCTGGCAGCCGACGGTGTGGACGTCGAGATCGCCTGGAATCCGGAGTTCCTCCGCGAGGGCTTCGCAGTGCAGGACACCCTGCATCCCGACCGGATCGTCGTTGGCGTTCAACCAGATTCGCGACGTGCCGAGGCCGTGCTGCGGGATCTCTACGCACCGCTGCTCACCGAAGATGTGCCCTTCCTGCTCACCGATCTACAGACCGCCGAGCTGGTCAAAGTCTCTGCCAATGCTTTTCTGGCCACCAAGATCTCGTTCATCAACGCCATCTCCGAGGTGTGTGAGGCCGCCGGCGCCGACGTCCGCGTCCTGGCGGACGCGCTGGGTTACGACCCGCGTATCGGGCGCCGATTCCTCAACGCGGGGTTGGGTTTCGGCGGCGGTTGCCTGCCCAAGGACATTCGCGCCTTCATGGCCCGCGCCGGCGAGCTCGGCGCCAATCACGCGCTGACGTTCCTGCGCGAGGTGGACAGCATCAACATGCGCAGGCGCACCCGCATGGTCGAGCTGGCCACCACCGCATGCGGTGGTTCGCTGCTCGGCGCCAATGTCGCGGTGCTCGGTGCCGCCTTCAAGCCCGAATCCGACGACGTACGGGATTCGCCGGCGCTCAACGTCGCCGGCATGCTCCAGCTCAACGGCGCAACCGTGAACGTCTACGACCCGAAGGCCATGGAGAACTCGCAGCGCTTGTTCCCGACCTTGAATTACTCGACCTCGGCACTAGAGGCCTGCGATCGCGCCGACGCGGTGCTGGTGCTCACCGAATGGCAGGAGTTCGTCGACCTCGATCCGGACGAGCTGGCCCAGACGGTTCGGGCCAGAGTTGTTGTCGACGGCCGCAATTGCCTGGATGCAGCGAGCTGGGCTGCGGCGGGATGGAAGGTTTACGCGTTGGGCCGCCCGGTCTTGACGTAG
- a CDS encoding maleylpyruvate isomerase family mycothiol-dependent enzyme → MDFATALIAENAAFADLLRDADLSIPVPTCPEWTLEQLMRHVGRGDRWCGQIVAEQSMDFIDPRTVEGGKPPAGRDNEIAWLQAGPRQLIDAVAATGADTLVWTFLGPRPAAWWIRRRLHEIVVHRADAAIALGVDYTVDPALAADAITEWLERVEIQADEEGPAGGDRPVGDGLSIHLHATDSGLGGAGEWTILGRPDGIAVEQGHGKATVALRGPARDLLLAVVRRRSAAEEGIEIFGDAGVWDTWLARTPF, encoded by the coding sequence GTGGACTTCGCAACAGCCCTGATCGCCGAGAATGCCGCGTTCGCTGATCTTCTGCGCGATGCCGACCTGTCGATTCCGGTGCCGACCTGCCCGGAGTGGACACTCGAGCAGCTGATGCGCCACGTCGGGCGTGGCGATCGGTGGTGCGGCCAGATCGTCGCCGAGCAGTCAATGGACTTCATCGACCCGCGCACCGTAGAGGGCGGCAAGCCGCCGGCCGGCCGGGACAACGAGATCGCCTGGCTGCAAGCTGGTCCGCGCCAACTGATCGACGCCGTCGCCGCCACCGGCGCCGACACCCTGGTGTGGACATTCCTGGGTCCGCGGCCTGCCGCGTGGTGGATCCGGCGGCGCCTGCACGAGATCGTCGTCCACCGAGCTGACGCCGCAATCGCGTTGGGCGTCGACTACACCGTCGACCCGGCCCTGGCCGCCGACGCCATCACCGAATGGCTGGAACGCGTCGAGATTCAGGCCGACGAAGAAGGTCCGGCCGGCGGCGACCGGCCAGTAGGGGACGGCCTGTCGATACACCTGCACGCCACCGATTCCGGTCTCGGTGGGGCCGGCGAGTGGACCATCCTCGGCCGTCCCGACGGCATCGCCGTCGAACAGGGGCACGGCAAGGCCACGGTCGCGCTGCGAGGACCGGCACGCGACCTGCTGCTGGCCGTCGTGCGTCGTCGCAGTGCCGCCGAGGAAGGCATCGAGATTTTCGGCGACGCGGGTGTCTGGGACACCTGGCTGGCACGCACACCCTTCTAG
- a CDS encoding nuclear transport factor 2 family protein, producing MSTSEIATVLAWHDALSSSDLDTLISLSSDDIEIGDAGGAAQGHAALRDWAQRLEATLEVGQIYYRDGVVVVQERLTPKANPSDVRTTAAAFRVVHDHVTSVFRHDDLAAALAATEMSDEDLQV from the coding sequence ATGAGCACTTCAGAGATCGCCACCGTGCTGGCCTGGCATGACGCGCTGAGCAGTTCGGACCTGGACACCTTGATCTCGCTGTCCAGCGACGACATCGAGATCGGTGACGCCGGCGGCGCCGCGCAGGGTCATGCCGCTCTGCGGGACTGGGCCCAGCGACTCGAGGCGACCCTCGAGGTTGGCCAGATCTACTACCGCGACGGAGTCGTGGTGGTGCAGGAGCGGTTGACCCCAAAGGCCAACCCGTCAGACGTCCGCACGACGGCGGCGGCGTTCCGGGTGGTCCACGACCACGTCACCTCGGTGTTCCGCCACGACGACCTGGCCGCTGCTCTGGCGGCTACCGAGATGTCCGACGAAGACCTGCAGGTCTGA